The nucleotide sequence ATTGAATAATCATGAAAGATTATTCGGGCCGTGGACATCAATTCCCTCCCTGACGACCCTGCCGCACTGAAAGCTCTCATTGTCGACATGGCTGCGGAACATCAGGCGCTTGAGCAGCGCCTTCGGCTCCTGAACCTGATCATTTACGGCCCGAAGTCCGAGAAAAAGCCCCGTACCGGCCAGGAGCAGCAGCTTTCCCTGTTCGATGAGGCCGAGCAGGCCGTGGAGGAGCACAAGCCGCAGACCTTCGAGGAGGCCTGCGCCCCGGCGAGCACCCGCCGCAAACGCGGCCGTCGCCCCAACCCTGCTGATCTACCCCGGGTGGAGATCATCCACGACCTGCCGGAATCGGAGAAGGCCTGCCCCTGCGGCGCTGAGCTGGTCCGCATCGGTGAGGAAGTCAGCGAAAAGCTCGACATCGTGCCGGCCAAAATCCAGGTCATCCGCCACATCCGGCCAAAATACGCCTGCCGGACCTGCGAAGGTGTGGAAGCCGACGGGCCGACGGTGAAAACGGCGCCCATGCCGCCCCAAATCATCCCCCAGGGCATCGTGACCCCGGGCCTTTTGGCCCATGTCGCCGTGGCCAAGTATGCCGACGCGCTGCCCCTGTACCGCCAGGAGGATCAGTTCGCTCGCCTGGGGTGCGGATTTCGGTGAAATCGGCCACCCAATTCGGAATATTCGGCCACCCTTGAGGGGTTGAGCGCGCTGGTGTTTTGGTCCTGCTTCAGGTGGCCGATTTGGTCAAGTCCGATGTCCGCTTCCGCATGGAATCTCCCGACAGCTCGATCCGGTAGGAGTCATGGACGATCCTGTCCAAGACCGCATCCGCCAGGGTCGGATCCTGGAAACGCCCATGCCATTCCGCCACGGGAAACTGTGTCGCAAATAGCGTGGATTTGTTTCGAAATCGATCATCCATCAGATCGGCGAGACCACGTGCTATTTCCGCGCTGACCGGCTCCCTGAGCCAGTCATCTATGACAAGCAAATCCCGTGTGGCGAGTTTTCGGACAAGGAGGCGCTGCGATCCCTCGGCCCGACTGATGTTGAGTTCCTGGAGCAGCTCCGGGAAATGAAAGTACAGACAGCGCTTCCCTTCGCGGCAGGCCTTTTGCGCCAAGGCGCATGCCAGATAGGTTTTGCCGCCGCCGGTCGGTCCGGTGATGACCAGGTTATGTCTTCGGCCGATCCAGCCGCAGGTGGCCAGTTCGAGGAAAAGCCTTTTGTCTAAGCCACGCGGGGCATGGAAATCCACGTCCTCGACTGACGCCTTAACTTTGAGATGGGCTTCTTGAAAGCGCCTCGTGAGACGACGATTGTCGCGTAGGAGGTATTCCCGGTCTACAAGCAATCCGAAACGTTCTTCGAAAGCCCAGGGAAACCTTACGGCTCCAAGGAAAAGCTGCTGTCACTGGCTAAGGACTACTCGGCTGAGATTCGCTCGCGCCGGGCGAAGACTGGCAACCAGGTGGTGGAATTTTCGGCGCTCGGGGTGGGGGAATTTTCGGTTGTCAAACCGAGAAACATTGCAAAGCAATCAAAACGTCCGAAGAAGTATGTCTTGGGTCTATTTTGTTTGCCGGTTTCAATTGTGTTTTTGCTATTTGCATGGGATATGATAGCGAAATTAGATTGATGAGCATGGTGTTGGGCTATTTAGAACTTCGATGCGGAACAGCGGCGACTGTCGAAGTATCGTCTACTCGTGGCGTGTGCTGGGATCGGGATGCCATATACATGCAATTATCCGGACCACTAAGGGTAGACGGCATGAGGTCGATTTCGACGGGCTGGAAACAACGTTAAAAGTTGTTCTGATCGAAGAGGTTGTAGAGAGAATGTTGTGAGAAGTCGTCGAAAGTAAAATAGGTTTTCGAAGGGCTGTAGCTAATATTCCTGGTCGCGCCACATGCTCTGCTCAAAGCAAAGCACTTTGTTGCGCCCGCCTTCTTTGGCTTTGTACAGGGCCACATCGGCAAATTTTATGGCCTTATAAAAGGAAGCGGCGTCTGTCGGGTATTCGGCGAAACCGACACTGACGGTTTTGTGGATTGTCGCGCCGTTTGGCAGGGGGAAAGCGTGGCACTTCGACGGTCTGGCGAATCTTTTCCGCCACCACGGCGGTGAAGTTCGGGCGCACTTCATGGAGTAGAATGAGAAATTCCTCGCCGCCAAAGCGCACCGCCAGATCGGCTGCCCGCACCGTCTGGCGCACTAGGCCGGAGAGTTCCTTGAGGACCGCGTCTCCAGCCAGATGTCCGTATTTGTCATTGACCTGCTTGAAATAATCCACATCAACCATGAGAAACCCGACGCGTTTTTCCGTGCGCCGTGAGATTTCTTCGTACTGATGCATGTAGCTGTCGAGAAAACGGCGATTGTGCAGGCCGGTCAGCGGATCGCGCAGGGATTGTTCCCGGGTTATTTCCAACAGATTGAGCGAAGTCAGAACCGGGGCACATTCTGTCAGGTATTTCTGCATGATGGACAATGCCAACCGTTTGCTCGCAAAGGCTGCGTCCTCGATCACAAAGGTCATTACGCCGCCCACAGCCCCACCCATGACCATGGGCAGACAGCATCGGACATGGGTAGTTGGATCGACGTGGAAAAAGGGGCATAGGGCCGGGGTCGGTTCGGAAAAGACCGGTTTGCCCAGGCGCTTGGCCCGGCACAGTTCAGGGCTGGCGAACATCTCCGAACATAGCGCGTCGGTGGCGGCGAAACAGTTGGCAGCGACGTTGGTCGCAAGCCCGTCGGCGGCGAACTCCAGGATGGCGAACTGCCCTAGTCCCAGGCTGCGTTGGCAGGCATCGCCTAAAATATTGTAAACTTCCCATCGGTTATAAACGCCCTGGATGTCGTGGCTAAAAGCGGTCAGGCCGGCCATGTATTCTAGGGAAGCGCTCACTTGGCCCAGTGACGACGGACCTTGCGAGGCTTCCGAAGTCTGCAGCACCCCAGAGACCACCTGGTCCACCCGGCCCATAAACCCGCCCCAGAGACGCACGAGGGTGTTGACAGTGTGCCGCATCTCTACCAGTTCATCACCGCGCCGTCGGGCATAGACTGGACAGAGCCGGCAGTGCTTATAGCGGCTTAAAAAGATACAGGTGTTGCGGCTGACGGCCGAAAGAGCCTCGGACCCTGTTTCCAGATAACAGATACGCATGGGGTCGTGATAGACCGGACAGTCTGTTTTGGTGCAGTGCAGGATGTCTAGGCAATGGACAGGCGTGGTGTCTAAGCGTCCGGTAAAGTCTCCGGAGACGGTGTTGCCGAGAACGCGTTCAAGATGCGTGAGAAACAGCTTCACCCGGGCCACGTTCCAATAAATGTGAAACCACAGCACCATGGCCCCAAGCAGGAAGATAAGGCCGAAGACCAGGGACTCACTTACCGTTGATTTGAACAACGCCATGGAGTCGTAGCCGAGAAGGATGCCGCCGATGGTGCGGCCTTCGAAGTCCTCCAGGGGCAGGAAGCGATAAAAGGCGTTGCCTAGTCGTTCGGGTACTCCTGAATTGTCCAGTGCTTCAAGGACCCGGTTTTCCTGGGGAAGGCTGAAACCGCGCCCGACGATCCATTTGCCGTGAACGCCCCGGATGCGGTTTTGGCCGAGCACGGATTCAAAGCGTTTGTCGAGCAGAAGCAT is from Solidesulfovibrio magneticus RS-1 and encodes:
- a CDS encoding IS66 family transposase zinc-finger binding domain-containing protein; the protein is MDINSLPDDPAALKALIVDMAAEHQALEQRLRLLNLIIYGPKSEKKPRTGQEQQLSLFDEAEQAVEEHKPQTFEEACAPASTRRKRGRRPNPADLPRVEIIHDLPESEKACPCGAELVRIGEEVSEKLDIVPAKIQVIRHIRPKYACRTCEGVEADGPTVKTAPMPPQIIPQGIVTPGLLAHVAVAKYADALPLYRQEDQFARLGCGFR